The following are encoded together in the Adhaeribacter arboris genome:
- a CDS encoding YeiH family protein, protein MSSTQATVTSPPKTRFAVSEDWTVVILGGLIILLAIAGFLLPVPVFGWSNPAELTAKVLNASNLGLIALQFLLVFTIGGLGATLIGKPLKSYLLVFPVVYVLTILALILAGNKQVKALNLEAVIFSLSIGLIIGNFFKLPDWFRSTLTTELFVKIGLVLLGTSVIFSDILKAGSLGLIQALLVVVSVWYLAYWTCKKLKVDDELTMMISSAVSICGVSAAIATSGAIKGDSKKLSYVISMVLITAIPMMLFMPYVAQYFNFPQEVTGAWLGGSIDTTGAVVASGTLVGETALKISTIVKFSQNVLLGLAAFAISVYWTYTKHPNSEEQNSKPTLGVIWERFPKFVLGFIGASLLFSFFISPETTAQVKDSLKNLQGLWFALAFTSIGLETNFADLFNKQSKKPLYAFLIAQTFNIFITLVIAFVLFGGK, encoded by the coding sequence ATGTCTTCAACCCAAGCAACAGTTACTTCTCCGCCCAAAACCCGGTTTGCCGTTTCGGAAGATTGGACCGTTGTAATTTTAGGCGGATTAATCATTTTGTTAGCCATTGCTGGATTTTTGCTGCCGGTGCCGGTATTTGGCTGGAGTAATCCTGCGGAATTAACCGCTAAAGTTTTAAATGCCAGTAACCTAGGCTTAATTGCTTTGCAGTTTTTGCTGGTATTTACCATTGGTGGGTTGGGCGCCACCCTGATTGGTAAGCCCTTGAAATCGTATTTGCTCGTTTTTCCGGTGGTCTATGTACTAACTATTCTGGCCTTAATTCTGGCTGGGAACAAGCAGGTAAAAGCCTTAAACCTGGAAGCCGTTATTTTTAGTTTATCCATTGGTTTGATCATCGGCAACTTTTTCAAATTACCCGATTGGTTTCGGTCTACGCTAACGACAGAGTTATTCGTGAAAATTGGTTTGGTGCTGCTGGGTACCAGCGTTATTTTCTCCGATATTCTAAAGGCGGGTTCCTTAGGTTTAATTCAGGCCTTGCTGGTAGTCGTATCGGTGTGGTATCTGGCTTACTGGACTTGCAAGAAATTGAAAGTAGACGACGAACTCACCATGATGATTTCCAGCGCCGTTTCTATTTGCGGGGTTTCAGCGGCAATTGCTACTTCCGGCGCGATTAAAGGTGATTCCAAAAAGCTGTCCTACGTGATTTCCATGGTGTTAATTACGGCCATCCCGATGATGCTATTTATGCCGTACGTAGCCCAGTATTTTAACTTTCCGCAGGAAGTTACCGGCGCCTGGTTAGGCGGCAGCATTGATACTACCGGAGCCGTAGTGGCTTCGGGTACGCTGGTGGGCGAAACGGCTCTAAAAATCAGTACGATTGTAAAATTTTCGCAGAACGTATTGCTGGGTTTAGCGGCTTTCGCTATTTCGGTTTACTGGACCTATACCAAACATCCCAATTCAGAAGAGCAAAACAGCAAGCCAACTTTAGGGGTAATCTGGGAACGTTTTCCCAAGTTTGTACTGGGTTTTATTGGCGCTTCGTTGCTTTTTTCTTTCTTCATCTCGCCCGAAACTACCGCTCAGGTGAAAGATAGTTTAAAAAACCTGCAAGGCTTGTGGTTTGCCTTGGCTTTCACCAGCATTGGCCTGGAAACCAAT
- a CDS encoding phytoene desaturase family protein: protein MTKTDFDAVVVGSGPNGLAAGIRLQQAGLSVLLVEGNNTIGGGLRSKELTLPGFVHDVCSAIHPMAAGSPYMSTLPLHEHGLEFIYPEIAAAHPFDNGTAAVLKKSITETAELLGADKQTYLSLMEPTVRDWPKLAPDVLGPLPIPKYPIAMAEFGLKALPPSTLLAKRFRTMEARGLWGGMAAHNIQPLNNLATSAIGLVLMAVGHLRGWPIPKGGSQQMANAMASYFVSLGGKIETGYYVKKLEQLPSSRAVLLDVTPRQLLDIAGHKFSSIYKWQLNRYRYGMGVFKIDWALDGPIPFTAPECRNAGTIHIGNTFEEIAATEKQNASGQHPDKPFVLLAQQSLFDPTRAPAGKQVAWAYCHVPNGSTLDRTEIIEKQVERFAPGFRDLIIGRSVMNTAQIEAYNPNYIGGDINGGVIDVQQLYTRPTISLSPYRTSAKGIYICSSSTPPGGGVHGMCGFHAANRALKDVFKIS, encoded by the coding sequence GTGACGAAGACAGATTTTGATGCCGTAGTAGTAGGTTCCGGACCCAATGGACTAGCCGCCGGTATCCGGTTGCAGCAAGCCGGACTTTCGGTATTATTAGTAGAAGGCAATAACACAATCGGGGGCGGATTACGGTCAAAAGAATTAACCTTACCCGGTTTTGTGCACGATGTGTGCTCGGCCATTCACCCCATGGCGGCCGGTTCGCCTTACATGAGCACCTTGCCGCTGCACGAACACGGCCTGGAATTTATTTATCCGGAAATTGCTGCAGCGCACCCTTTTGATAACGGCACCGCCGCCGTATTAAAAAAATCGATAACAGAAACAGCTGAATTGTTGGGGGCAGATAAACAGACTTACCTCAGTCTGATGGAGCCTACCGTGCGGGACTGGCCTAAGCTGGCTCCGGATGTTCTAGGGCCTTTGCCGATTCCCAAATACCCGATTGCCATGGCGGAGTTTGGTTTAAAAGCCTTGCCGCCGTCTACTCTCTTGGCCAAACGTTTCCGGACCATGGAAGCCCGGGGGCTTTGGGGCGGAATGGCGGCACATAACATTCAGCCACTAAACAATCTGGCTACTTCGGCCATTGGATTGGTATTAATGGCCGTAGGGCACTTACGCGGTTGGCCGATTCCCAAAGGAGGTTCGCAGCAAATGGCCAATGCCATGGCTTCTTACTTTGTTTCTTTGGGCGGGAAGATCGAAACAGGTTACTATGTAAAAAAATTAGAGCAATTGCCTTCGTCCCGGGCTGTTTTGCTAGATGTAACGCCACGGCAATTATTAGATATTGCCGGTCACAAGTTTTCATCCATTTATAAATGGCAGCTTAACCGGTACCGCTACGGCATGGGCGTTTTTAAAATTGACTGGGCCCTGGACGGTCCGATTCCGTTTACCGCCCCCGAATGCCGGAACGCCGGCACCATCCACATTGGCAATACCTTCGAAGAAATTGCGGCCACAGAAAAGCAAAATGCCAGCGGGCAGCACCCCGATAAGCCATTCGTGTTATTAGCGCAGCAAAGTTTGTTTGACCCAACCCGCGCCCCGGCCGGCAAGCAGGTGGCCTGGGCGTATTGCCACGTACCCAACGGCTCCACCCTCGACCGGACCGAAATAATTGAAAAACAAGTAGAGCGTTTTGCACCCGGTTTCCGCGATTTAATTATTGGCCGCAGCGTAATGAATACCGCCCAGATTGAAGCGTACAACCCGAATTACATTGGCGGCGATATTAACGGGGGCGTTATCGACGTGCAGCAATTATATACCCGTCCTACCATCAGTTTATCACCTTACCGCACGTCGGCCAAAGGTATTTATATCTGTTCTTCCTCCACGCCGCCAGGCGGGGGAGTACACGGCATGTGCGGGTTTCATGCGGCTAACCGGGCTTTAAAGGATGTTTTTAAAATAAGTTAA
- a CDS encoding DoxX family protein produces the protein MATAEISLPVSKKKAFEKVNVPEPPVPSSDWNKLEKAAFRFFFIYFFIQAVPLDWKYFRNLFSINWLDLHFRDIFYLSRYTPQFFSTPENTSGWGIGSFADWGIVLAIAVVGAVVWSLVGRNRKEYNQLYYWVRVILRYRLAIGLIAYAFIKIYPMQAPIPSISNLNTHYGDFNAWKIFSLTLGIVPDYQSFLGLVELLAAGLLFFRKTASIGAFLVLPFTGNVFMSNLAYEGGEYVYSFYLITIALYLFAYDGKRLFTLLTLEQPTLPNRFHPKFTDWQKSARLVLKSSFVFVFVLLYGYKTYAVYQKEGSYHFPKTAGLPNTSGLYNVKEFRVNNQVLPYSATDPIRWQDVVFEKWATISIRSNQQAPLEYAKTEEIFLNDQERNYEEAGSGGRQYYSYQFDAANQTLILQNKNKNRQNEKLTLKYERPNANQIILSGLNEKNELVYVVLEKINKKYLLDEVAREGRQKPMKL, from the coding sequence ATGGCTACTGCAGAAATTTCGTTACCTGTTTCTAAAAAGAAAGCCTTTGAAAAGGTGAATGTGCCAGAGCCTCCGGTTCCATCTTCCGATTGGAATAAATTAGAGAAAGCAGCATTTCGTTTTTTCTTTATTTATTTTTTTATACAAGCGGTACCACTCGACTGGAAGTACTTTCGCAATCTGTTTTCCATTAACTGGCTCGATTTACATTTCCGGGATATATTTTATTTGAGCCGGTACACGCCGCAGTTTTTTTCTACCCCGGAAAATACCAGTGGCTGGGGCATCGGCTCTTTTGCTGATTGGGGAATAGTTTTGGCTATTGCGGTGGTAGGAGCAGTGGTATGGTCGCTTGTGGGCCGAAATCGAAAAGAATATAATCAATTGTATTATTGGGTACGGGTTATTCTGCGTTATCGCTTAGCCATTGGTTTAATTGCCTATGCTTTCATTAAAATATACCCGATGCAGGCGCCAATTCCTTCTATTAGTAACCTGAATACGCATTACGGTGATTTCAACGCCTGGAAAATATTTTCGCTTACTTTAGGTATTGTGCCGGATTACCAGTCATTTTTAGGCTTGGTGGAGTTATTAGCGGCGGGTTTGTTATTTTTCCGCAAAACCGCTTCCATTGGGGCTTTTCTGGTATTACCTTTTACCGGTAACGTGTTTATGTCGAATTTGGCTTATGAGGGCGGCGAATACGTGTACAGTTTTTACCTGATTACCATTGCCTTATATTTGTTTGCTTACGATGGCAAACGGCTTTTTACCTTACTCACGCTAGAGCAACCTACGCTGCCCAACCGCTTTCATCCTAAATTTACTGATTGGCAAAAAAGTGCGCGTTTGGTGCTAAAAAGCAGCTTTGTGTTTGTGTTTGTATTGCTGTATGGGTATAAAACATACGCGGTTTACCAAAAAGAAGGCTCTTATCACTTCCCGAAAACTGCCGGCTTACCGAATACTAGTGGCTTGTACAATGTAAAAGAGTTCCGGGTTAATAACCAGGTTTTACCTTATTCGGCTACCGACCCCATTCGCTGGCAGGATGTAGTTTTTGAAAAATGGGCTACTATCAGTATCCGCTCTAACCAGCAAGCACCATTAGAGTACGCCAAAACCGAAGAAATTTTTCTGAACGACCAGGAAAGGAATTACGAAGAAGCCGGTTCCGGCGGTCGGCAGTATTATTCTTACCAGTTCGATGCCGCTAATCAAACTTTGATTCTGCAAAACAAAAACAAAAATCGGCAGAACGAGAAATTAACTTTGAAGTACGAGCGACCAAATGCTAACCAGATTATTTTGTCGGGTCTGAATGAGAAGAATGAGCTGGTGTACGTAGTCCTGGAAAAAATAAATAAAAAATACCTGCTGGATGAAGTTGCCCGCGAAGGCCGCCAAAAACCGATGAAGTTATAA